TAGACCTCTCCTAACAATGAAACAGTTGAAGGATATTTTGGAATTTCAAGAGTATCTCCGTCTTCAAGCTCAAAATCATATGGAGAATTTTCGAATTTATCGAGAGGTGCAAGTTTGACAACCATTCTCCCAATAACAGTTGCGGCTTTGAACTTTTTCACTAATTCTTTTTTATATTTTAGAGATTCTTCTTTTGCCCTTGCTTCTTCAGGAGACATAGTGGCATATTCAGCTATAATTGAAGATTGCAGAATATCCTTTTCGAGATTGGTTATGATTTCATCAAGGCGCGACCTGATTTGTTTTTCCACTGATTTTCTCGTAAATATTGCCCCTTTCAGATACGCTTTATCTGTATAACCACCAGCCCTTCTAAGAACTGAGCTGAGTTTTTCACCTTTTTTGAATATGTAATCCCCCGGAAACTTTACTTCGCCTTTGAGTGTTATTTTCATTCCTGCATTTTCCCATTCAGGTATGATTCTTATGAATACGGTGTCATCAGGTTTCAAAAAGATGTTGTTTTTTTCATCTCCTGCCAATGCTTTCGCCAAATTGATGTAAATGCTTCTTTGAGTGATGACATCATCTTTGATTTCCCTTCTGACAACTTCAGCATTGAGTTTATATGCGCTTCTCAGGATATTGCCTGCAAGATAGACGAGGTCTGCTACTCTCATTTTATCGATATATTCATATTCACCGGGATATCTTACTTCACCATTGATAGTTACATTCTCTTTTTCTTTCATTTCATCTTTTGAGAAGATAGTAATCCTGTCAAGCGGCCGAAGCAGGAGATTTTCTTCTTCTGAACCTTCAAAAAGTTTTTTGATATTGAAAGAAAGCTGTTCTTCCTGATAGTCAGGCATTTTTAGGCGAACAATTCTTGCATATTTGAGATAAGTTTCGGGCAGAAGGTCGTCGTAAGAAGTAACAATATCTTTGATTCGCATTCCTTCTTTGAGTTCATAACCACCGGGCCTTTTCACATTGCCTTCTAAATAGACTATATTCTCAATTTTGCTGTATATTGGATAAACTTTGACAAGGTCTCCATCTTGAACTGATATGTTTATTTCAGGCTTTTCTAATAGATCTTCTTTTTTGGAAATATTGACATCAAGAACAATTCTCTGTTTATGCGCTATGACGCGTTCAACCTGAACTCTTTTTGTCATTCCATAAGGAGAAATTCCACCGCAATATTGAAATAGCTCATAGAGTGTTATCTTATCTTCAAATTCATATATTGCAGGCCTTTTAACAAAACCTGCCACAGCAGCAGTCTTCTTAATTATTGGTACGAAAACAACATCGCCGGATTGAAGTTGTATATCTTGTGTTTTACTTCCGTTCAAAAGAAAATCATAGAGATCAAACTTGAATGATTCGCTATTTCTGTTTATTCTTATATCGCGCAAACTACCATCTTTGGTGGGACCGCCGGCTGAGTAGAGGGCATTTAAAGCTGTTGATAAGGATGATAGCGTATATGAGCCGGGATTTTTCACTTCTCCTACGACGAAAACCTTGATTGCCTTTAAGCGGTCCATTACAATATTCATTTTAAAGTCAGTATAGTATTTAGAAAATTCCCGACGGAGATATTTTTCCATCTTTTCAAGAGTCATTCCCCAGACTTTTAAGCTTCCAATCTTCGGTATTGTGATTTCTCCATTTCTGTCAACCCTTACTGGATAGCTTGCATCAAATCTTCCCCAAATATTGATTGTAAATTCATCATCAGGGCCTATTACATAATCAGGGCCTGCGGGTACATTTGTTACTGGTGCAAAGGTGGAGATCTCTTCGTTGAAAAAGTCATAGCCGAATTGTCTCAAATCCTTTGTTACTTCTGCGGGTATTTTTTCTGCATAAAGCCGTTCTATTTTTGAGCGTGGTCCTTTTATCTTTTCTGGTGTGACTTCTCCAACAGGTCTTTCATATGCTTTTATTTTTCTTTGTCTTCTAAGAATATCTTCAACTTTTGTTCTTATGGCAGGTGGAAATTTTTTTAATTGTTCTGCTTCCTTTTGAGGATCTACTTCTGGCTTTTTAAGCATCTTTTCAACTTGAATCCGATATATTAATGGAATCTCTTCAAGCTCATCTTCAAGAGACCTCTCTTTTTGTATCTTTATTTCTTCCTCATATCTTCCTCTTTCTCCTTCATATCCTTTTCTTTCTTCATAAGGTACTTCGTAAATTTCTCTTTTGCCTGGAACGGCTGGTTTTCTATAGAGTTCTTTTTCCTTTTGTTGCCGCAGGAACATCTCAACTTTGGAGCGCTCTTCAGGTGTAAGTTTATCAAGCTCTTCGCGTGGGATTTTGTAGTTGAAGTTTTGTGCAGAAACTATGAACGATGAGGTCA
This Candidatus Schekmanbacteria bacterium DNA region includes the following protein-coding sequences:
- a CDS encoding polysaccharide biosynthesis protein gives rise to the protein MLKILLTIFLIQLYIDNLIFLGDTKLKKIIFKYFIVIILFTLTSSFIVSAQNFNYKIPREELDKLTPEERSKVEMFLRQQKEKELYRKPAVPGKREIYEVPYEERKGYEGERGRYEEEIKIQKERSLEDELEEIPLIYRIQVEKMLKKPEVDPQKEAEQLKKFPPAIRTKVEDILRRQRKIKAYERPVGEVTPEKIKGPRSKIERLYAEKIPAEVTKDLRQFGYDFFNEEISTFAPVTNVPAGPDYVIGPDDEFTINIWGRFDASYPVRVDRNGEITIPKIGSLKVWGMTLEKMEKYLRREFSKYYTDFKMNIVMDRLKAIKVFVVGEVKNPGSYTLSSLSTALNALYSAGGPTKDGSLRDIRINRNSESFKFDLYDFLLNGSKTQDIQLQSGDVVFVPIIKKTAAVAGFVKRPAIYEFEDKITLYELFQYCGGISPYGMTKRVQVERVIAHKQRIVLDVNISKKEDLLEKPEINISVQDGDLVKVYPIYSKIENIVYLEGNVKRPGGYELKEGMRIKDIVTSYDDLLPETYLKYARIVRLKMPDYQEEQLSFNIKKLFEGSEEENLLLRPLDRITIFSKDEMKEKENVTINGEVRYPGEYEYIDKMRVADLVYLAGNILRSAYKLNAEVVRREIKDDVITQRSIYINLAKALAGDEKNNIFLKPDDTVFIRIIPEWENAGMKITLKGEVKFPGDYIFKKGEKLSSVLRRAGGYTDKAYLKGAIFTRKSVEKQIRSRLDEIITNLEKDILQSSIIAEYATMSPEEARAKEESLKYKKELVKKFKAATVIGRMVVKLAPLDKFENSPYDFELEDGDTLEIPKYPSTVSLLGEVYTPQSILYQKGKTVSYYLAQVGGPTNKANKSEIYLVRADGTTISRLQGRSWNPDSFGWFTPSFMNIKVEPGDTIVVPTKLEKVDFLKMADSISRTVANVAATVGIVFGAILR